From one Streptococcus pneumoniae genomic stretch:
- a CDS encoding bifunctional DnaQ family exonuclease/ATP-dependent helicase, which produces MAQDKTKYAVVDLEATSANSNAKIIQVGIVLIENGQIVKTYETDVNPHQALDSHIEELTGLTDQRLKAAPDFSQVAGEIYSLISDAVFVAHNVQFDANLLAESLFWEGFELLTPRIDTVELAQVFFPTFDRYNLSALSQYLQIPLEHAHTALSDAYATALLFLKIQEKIKTLPKPLVELLFERGDCLLYESKLAIQDVFGEMSDVVSPDWHERHGLFFKKAASFPSVRKLSQEFHHNIHLLGLDERDDQAAFAQLVERASENSVPSFLEGRTGMGKTYGYLLPLLAKSQEQLVVSFPTKLLQDQVMRQEGERLASTFHISFHSLKSPRNYIQLDRFYESLSEEDNRLISRCKLQLLVWLTETSTGDLDEIPQQYRYQPYFERIAHCGGLFQGSLFSDVDFWEKSQERAKLSRVIITNHAYLLTRLADDPSLIEGKILVVDEAQKLFLTMESLARSTVSLTKLLQEIQQAFQTPLATLEQRLFESLQFECTQLADMTRKKGQREVPAEKIEKIRQDLAELPEAWLQDVRSAFDSKFDTFWLEEEEFPSHRQKWLKSARLDLENFAELLPENQAFLAISATLAISKRVNLPHLLGFKEAELYRLPQPKTHQQQVWVDTSFPLVTELDQATYADLIVDRIERLASLEKPILALFTSKDVLLEVSDRLSLPHLAQYKNGDASNIKRRFDKGESSILLGAGSFWEGVDFAQFDQMVLVLTRLPFDSPSDFLTQKMNRALKLEGKNPFYDYHLPLAMLRLKQALGRTIRRKEQSSAVLILDQRIKSKTYGKQISDSLKEMVDLHLSKDLAWLTDMQDFLEKCKK; this is translated from the coding sequence ATGGCACAAGATAAAACGAAGTATGCGGTTGTTGATCTGGAGGCAACGAGCGCAAATAGCAATGCAAAGATTATCCAAGTGGGCATTGTTCTCATTGAAAATGGACAGATTGTAAAGACTTATGAAACGGATGTCAATCCTCATCAAGCGCTAGATAGCCATATTGAGGAATTGACAGGCTTGACAGATCAGCGTCTAAAAGCAGCTCCAGACTTTTCTCAGGTGGCAGGAGAGATTTATAGCTTGATTTCTGATGCCGTTTTTGTAGCCCATAATGTGCAGTTTGATGCCAATTTGTTGGCAGAAAGCTTGTTTTGGGAAGGATTTGAGTTACTGACGCCGCGGATTGATACGGTGGAGTTGGCTCAGGTATTTTTTCCGACCTTTGATCGTTACAATTTAAGTGCTCTGAGTCAGTATCTCCAGATTCCATTAGAGCACGCACATACTGCCCTGTCTGATGCGTATGCGACAGCTCTGCTATTTTTAAAAATCCAAGAAAAGATCAAGACTTTGCCAAAGCCCTTGGTAGAGTTGCTTTTTGAGCGAGGGGATTGTCTTTTATACGAGTCAAAATTGGCTATCCAAGATGTTTTTGGCGAGATGTCTGATGTGGTGAGTCCTGACTGGCATGAGCGCCACGGTTTATTTTTTAAGAAAGCTGCTAGCTTTCCTTCTGTTCGTAAATTATCGCAGGAATTTCACCACAATATCCACCTGCTAGGCTTAGACGAGAGAGATGACCAAGCAGCATTTGCTCAGTTGGTGGAGAGGGCTTCAGAGAATTCTGTTCCTAGCTTTTTAGAAGGGCGGACAGGAATGGGGAAGACCTACGGCTATCTTTTGCCCTTACTTGCCAAGAGTCAAGAGCAGTTAGTCGTGAGTTTTCCAACCAAGCTCTTGCAGGACCAAGTTATGCGCCAAGAGGGGGAGCGTCTTGCTTCAACCTTTCATATTTCCTTTCATAGCTTGAAAAGTCCAAGAAATTATATCCAGCTAGATCGCTTTTATGAGAGCTTGAGCGAAGAGGACAATCGCTTAATCAGCCGTTGCAAACTACAACTGCTGGTTTGGCTAACAGAGACGAGCACAGGGGATTTGGACGAGATTCCTCAGCAGTATCGCTATCAACCTTACTTTGAGCGAATTGCTCACTGTGGTGGCTTGTTCCAAGGGTCTTTATTTTCCGATGTAGATTTTTGGGAGAAAAGTCAAGAGCGAGCTAAATTGAGCCGTGTAATAATTACCAATCATGCCTATCTCTTGACGCGTCTAGCAGATGATCCAAGCTTGATTGAAGGGAAAATTCTTGTCGTAGATGAGGCGCAAAAGCTCTTTTTGACGATGGAGAGTCTTGCTCGCTCAACGGTCAGCTTGACGAAGCTTCTACAAGAAATCCAGCAAGCCTTTCAAACTCCGCTAGCTACTCTTGAACAGCGCTTGTTCGAAAGCCTGCAATTTGAATGCACACAGTTGGCAGATATGACACGCAAAAAAGGGCAGAGAGAAGTACCGGCTGAGAAGATCGAGAAAATCCGTCAGGATTTGGCAGAGTTGCCGGAGGCGTGGTTACAGGATGTGCGGTCAGCTTTTGATTCTAAGTTTGATACCTTTTGGCTAGAGGAGGAAGAATTTCCAAGTCATCGCCAAAAATGGCTCAAGTCTGCGCGTCTTGATTTGGAAAATTTTGCAGAGCTTTTGCCAGAAAATCAAGCATTTTTAGCAATTTCAGCGACCTTAGCCATTAGTAAGCGTGTGAATCTTCCTCATTTACTAGGCTTTAAAGAGGCAGAGCTCTATCGCTTGCCCCAACCCAAAACTCATCAGCAGCAAGTCTGGGTTGATACGAGTTTTCCCTTGGTGACAGAGTTAGATCAAGCGACCTATGCCGACTTAATCGTGGATAGAATTGAGCGATTAGCGAGCTTAGAAAAGCCAATCTTAGCGCTGTTTACCTCAAAAGATGTGTTGCTAGAGGTCTCGGATCGTTTAAGTCTTCCTCATTTGGCACAATATAAAAATGGTGATGCGAGCAACATCAAGCGCCGATTTGATAAGGGAGAAAGTTCGATCTTATTGGGAGCAGGGAGCTTTTGGGAAGGGGTGGATTTTGCCCAATTTGACCAGATGGTGTTAGTTCTTACCCGTCTGCCATTTGATTCTCCAAGTGATTTTTTGACCCAAAAGATGAATCGAGCCTTGAAGTTAGAAGGAAAAAATCCCTTTTATGACTACCACCTGCCGCTTGCTATGTTACGGCTCAAGCAGGCTTTGGGGCGAACGATTCGACGCAAAGAGCAAAGCTCAGCCGTGTTGATTTTAGACCAGCGGATAAAAAGCAAGACTTATGGTAAACAGATTTCAGATTCTTTGAAAGAAATGGTTGACCTTCATCTATCCAAAGATTTAGCATGGCTGACTGACATGCAGGATTTTTTAGAAAAATGTAAGAAATAA
- a CDS encoding FtsW/RodA/SpoVE family cell cycle protein, with protein sequence MSNMRRSIDSRVDYSLILPVFFLLLFGIIAIYIAVSHDYPSAIWPMLGQQLAWIGLGVVISFIVMFFNTKFLWQITPILYVFGLGLMVLPLFFYSPSLVESTGAKNWVTIGGVTLFQPSEFMKISYILMLSRSIVAFYQRHKKKERTMKLDFLLILEMIAYTVPVLALLALQKDLGTALVFVAIFSGLVLLSGVSWKIILPTVLTLVILGGGFMLIFFSKDGRAFLHNIGMPTYQINRILAWPNPFDYAQTTTYQQAQGQIAIGSGGLWGQGFNVSNLLIPVRESDMIFTVIAEDFGFVGSTSLILLYLLLIYRMLKITLKSNNQFYTYISTGFIMMLLFHIFENIGAVTGILPLTGIPLPFISQGGSSIISNLIGVGLLLSMSYQNNLAEEKEGKRPKKRKKVVLQQLK encoded by the coding sequence ATGTCGAACATGCGACGCTCGATTGATTCGCGAGTGGATTATAGCTTGATTTTACCCGTCTTTTTCCTGCTTTTATTTGGCATTATTGCCATTTATATTGCAGTGAGTCATGACTACCCTAGTGCTATTTGGCCCATGTTGGGACAGCAGTTGGCGTGGATTGGTCTGGGGGTGGTCATTAGTTTTATTGTCATGTTTTTTAATACCAAGTTTTTATGGCAAATCACTCCGATTTTATATGTATTTGGTCTGGGTTTGATGGTTTTGCCTTTATTCTTTTATAGTCCTAGCTTGGTGGAGTCAACTGGGGCGAAAAACTGGGTGACGATTGGCGGAGTGACGCTCTTTCAGCCCTCGGAATTTATGAAAATTTCCTATATTCTAATGTTGTCGCGCTCGATTGTTGCTTTTTACCAGCGGCACAAGAAAAAAGAGCGTACGATGAAGCTGGATTTTCTCCTCATTTTGGAAATGATCGCTTATACAGTGCCAGTCTTAGCACTCTTGGCACTCCAAAAAGATTTGGGAACAGCCTTGGTTTTTGTAGCTATCTTCTCTGGCTTGGTGCTTTTGTCTGGAGTTTCTTGGAAAATCATTTTGCCCACTGTATTGACTCTCGTCATCTTGGGAGGTGGCTTTATGCTTATCTTTTTCTCCAAAGATGGCAGAGCTTTTCTCCACAATATCGGTATGCCAACCTATCAAATCAATCGAATCTTGGCTTGGCCCAATCCCTTTGACTATGCCCAGACGACGACCTATCAGCAAGCCCAAGGGCAGATTGCGATTGGCAGTGGAGGACTGTGGGGCCAGGGCTTTAATGTGTCAAATCTCTTGATTCCAGTGCGAGAGAGTGACATGATTTTTACGGTGATTGCTGAGGATTTTGGATTTGTCGGCTCAACAAGCTTGATTTTGCTCTATCTCCTCCTCATTTACCGCATGTTGAAAATCACCCTCAAGTCCAATAACCAGTTTTACACCTATATTTCCACAGGATTTATCATGATGTTGCTCTTTCATATTTTTGAAAATATCGGAGCAGTGACAGGGATTCTCCCCTTGACAGGGATTCCTCTGCCTTTTATTTCTCAAGGTGGCTCCTCTATTATTAGTAATCTGATCGGAGTGGGTTTGCTCTTATCTATGAGTTACCAAAATAATCTAGCTGAAGAAAAAGAGGGTAAACGTCCTAAAAAACGTAAAAAAGTAGTCTTACAACAATTGAAATAA
- a CDS encoding DJ-1 family glyoxalase III, with amino-acid sequence MTKIAVMLANGFEEIEALTVVDVLRRANLTCDMVSFEREVTGSHGITVKGDVLWEGNLEGYDMVVLPGGMPGATNLRDNEALMAVLRHMKAEKKWIAAICAAPLALERAGILEGKTFTCYDGVEKEIQSGTYVKETVVVDGHLITSRGPSTALAFAYELVSQLGGDGDALATAMLYKDVFGD; translated from the coding sequence ATGACAAAAATTGCAGTAATGTTAGCCAATGGCTTTGAAGAAATTGAAGCTTTAACAGTTGTAGATGTCCTTCGTCGGGCAAATCTGACTTGTGACATGGTGAGTTTTGAGCGTGAAGTGACAGGCTCTCATGGGATTACCGTAAAAGGTGATGTCCTTTGGGAAGGCAATTTGGAAGGCTATGATATGGTGGTTCTCCCTGGGGGAATGCCTGGAGCGACCAATCTCCGAGATAATGAAGCCCTCATGGCAGTTCTTCGTCACATGAAAGCTGAGAAAAAGTGGATTGCGGCGATCTGCGCAGCGCCGCTAGCGCTTGAGCGTGCAGGAATCCTTGAAGGAAAGACCTTTACTTGCTATGATGGTGTAGAAAAAGAGATTCAATCAGGAACATATGTCAAAGAGACGGTCGTAGTAGATGGGCATTTGATTACCAGCCGAGGTCCGTCAACAGCCCTTGCTTTTGCCTATGAATTGGTGAGTCAATTAGGTGGCGATGGAGATGCTTTAGCAACTGCTATGCTCTATAAGGATGTTTTTGGTGATTAA
- the serC gene encoding 3-phosphoserine/phosphohydroxythreonine transaminase has translation MTIYNFSAGPAVLPKEVLKKAQAEFLDYASSGMSVMELSHRSKEFDTIMKEAESLLRELLQIPDTYKVLFLQGGASTQFSMIPLNLAQGRKAYYLIAGSWGKKAYTEAVKLSKTIPFEPICLASSEAQNYVEIPQFDAKEIDPNAAYVHVTTNNTIEGTALYEIPDTNGVPVIADMSSNILAAEYKIEDFGMIYAGAQKNIGPAGVTVVIIREDLLNQEPALSSMLDYRIQAENDSLYNTPPTFGIYMAKLVFEWVKELGGVAEMETRNREKSGLLYDFIEQSEFYSSPVIHKDQRSVANIPFVSPSAELDAKFNKEADAAGFKNIKGHRSVGGMRASLYNAFPRQGVVDLIAFMKKFEEENA, from the coding sequence ATGACGATTTACAATTTTTCTGCAGGTCCTGCAGTGTTGCCCAAAGAAGTATTGAAAAAAGCCCAAGCTGAATTCTTGGACTATGCAAGCAGTGGCATGAGTGTGATGGAGCTATCCCACCGATCCAAAGAGTTTGATACGATTATGAAAGAGGCAGAGAGCCTATTGCGAGAGCTGTTGCAGATTCCAGATACTTATAAGGTTCTCTTTCTTCAAGGTGGGGCTTCGACTCAATTTTCGATGATTCCGCTAAACCTCGCACAAGGGCGCAAAGCCTACTATCTTATAGCGGGTTCTTGGGGGAAAAAGGCCTATACAGAGGCGGTAAAACTCTCAAAAACTATTCCTTTTGAACCGATTTGTCTAGCTAGCTCAGAAGCACAAAACTATGTAGAAATTCCTCAGTTTGATGCCAAGGAGATTGATCCAAATGCTGCCTATGTACATGTGACAACCAATAACACCATTGAAGGAACGGCTTTGTATGAAATTCCAGACACCAATGGGGTGCCAGTCATTGCTGACATGTCATCTAATATATTGGCAGCTGAGTACAAGATTGAAGATTTTGGGATGATTTATGCAGGAGCGCAGAAAAATATCGGTCCTGCTGGTGTCACAGTGGTGATTATCCGTGAGGACTTGCTAAATCAAGAGCCTGCTCTCTCAAGCATGCTCGATTATCGGATTCAAGCAGAAAATGATTCGCTCTACAATACCCCACCAACCTTTGGCATTTACATGGCAAAATTAGTCTTTGAATGGGTCAAGGAATTAGGGGGCGTTGCGGAAATGGAAACACGCAACCGTGAAAAATCAGGTCTGCTCTATGACTTTATCGAACAATCTGAGTTTTATAGCAGTCCTGTTATTCATAAAGACCAACGTTCCGTAGCCAATATCCCCTTTGTATCACCAAGTGCGGAATTAGATGCTAAATTCAACAAAGAAGCCGACGCTGCTGGTTTCAAAAATATCAAAGGACACCGCAGTGTGGGGGGTATGCGTGCCAGTCTTTACAACGCCTTTCCGCGTCAGGGAGTGGTTGATTTGATTGCCTTTATGAAGAAATTTGAAGAGGAGAATGCCTAA
- a CDS encoding GNAT family N-acetyltransferase codes for MEIRLAHPNEVSTICQIFEEARSFLAESGSNQWQGVYPSQDDVLDDILSGRGYVAIIEGQVAAYTAVQIGNEPAYNEIYDGKWEHNNFLYTTFHRVAVARAFRGQQVIQTFLQGLIEGQKGPDFRCDTHEKNQPMQHILEKLGFVYCGKVPIDGERLAYQKIKTKRETSLYQEIAEDDRFMLGRND; via the coding sequence ATGGAAATCCGTCTTGCCCACCCTAACGAAGTAAGTACTATTTGTCAGATTTTTGAAGAGGCACGCAGTTTTTTAGCTGAGTCAGGTAGTAACCAATGGCAGGGTGTCTATCCCAGTCAGGACGATGTGCTTGACGATATCCTATCAGGACGTGGCTATGTGGCGATCATAGAAGGTCAGGTGGCAGCTTACACTGCTGTTCAAATTGGCAATGAACCAGCTTATAATGAGATTTACGATGGTAAATGGGAGCATAATAACTTCCTCTACACTACCTTTCACCGAGTAGCTGTTGCTAGAGCCTTTCGTGGTCAGCAGGTCATTCAGACCTTTTTACAGGGCTTGATTGAGGGACAAAAAGGTCCTGATTTTCGCTGCGATACCCATGAAAAGAATCAGCCCATGCAGCATATCTTAGAAAAATTAGGCTTTGTGTATTGTGGAAAAGTGCCGATTGACGGCGAACGACTCGCTTATCAAAAGATTAAAACCAAGCGTGAAACCAGCCTTTACCAAGAAATCGCAGAAGATGACCGCTTTATGCTTGGTAGAAATGATTGA
- a CDS encoding 3-phosphoglycerate dehydrogenase family protein, which translates to MVFSVKTFNNINQIGLKELGNHFQIDGDKADNPDAYILRSQNLHEVDFPENLKAIARAGAGTNNIPVDRATSQGIVVFNTPGANANAVKEAVIASILLSARDYLGAHQWVNTLTGEDVPQQIEAGKKAFAGTEIAGKTLGVIGLGAIGARIANDARRLGMHVLGYDPYVSIETAWNISSHVERVSDIKDIFEKADYITVHVPLTPDTRETFNKESFELMQKDVTIINFARGELVNHRDLFEAIEAGVVKHYITDFGVEELLNQPNITVFPHLGGSTEEAELNCAIMAGQTLRRFMETGEIVNSVNFPTVVQNLSAPYRITLINKNVPNMVAKISTAVSSLNINIDNIINKSKGDYAYTLLDLDESDGEKVANLVANFEADDNIVRVRVIKK; encoded by the coding sequence ATGGTATTTAGTGTAAAAACATTTAACAATATAAATCAAATCGGGCTCAAGGAATTGGGCAATCATTTCCAAATTGATGGTGATAAGGCGGACAATCCAGACGCCTATATCCTACGCAGTCAAAATCTGCATGAGGTGGATTTTCCAGAAAATCTCAAAGCCATTGCCCGTGCTGGAGCAGGGACTAATAACATCCCGGTAGATCGAGCAACTAGCCAAGGAATCGTTGTTTTCAACACCCCTGGAGCGAATGCCAACGCTGTAAAAGAAGCCGTGATTGCGTCCATTCTCTTATCGGCGCGTGATTATCTCGGTGCCCATCAATGGGTCAATACCTTGACTGGTGAGGATGTCCCTCAGCAAATCGAAGCGGGGAAAAAGGCTTTTGCAGGAACAGAGATTGCAGGAAAGACCTTAGGTGTGATTGGACTTGGTGCGATTGGTGCTCGGATTGCCAACGACGCACGTCGCCTAGGAATGCATGTCTTAGGCTATGACCCTTATGTATCCATTGAAACTGCTTGGAACATTTCAAGTCATGTCGAGCGTGTGTCAGATATCAAAGATATTTTTGAAAAGGCAGACTACATCACGGTTCATGTACCTCTGACACCAGATACTCGTGAAACGTTCAACAAAGAAAGTTTTGAACTCATGCAAAAGGACGTGACCATTATCAACTTTGCTAGAGGCGAGTTGGTCAACCATAGAGATTTATTTGAAGCGATTGAAGCAGGTGTCGTGAAGCACTATATCACGGACTTTGGAGTGGAAGAATTGCTCAATCAACCAAATATCACCGTCTTTCCACATCTAGGTGGCTCGACAGAAGAAGCAGAGCTAAACTGTGCCATTATGGCTGGACAGACCCTACGTCGTTTCATGGAAACAGGTGAGATTGTCAATTCTGTGAATTTTCCAACGGTTGTGCAGAACTTGTCTGCTCCTTATCGTATCACCCTAATTAACAAAAATGTCCCTAATATGGTGGCGAAGATTTCCACAGCTGTAAGTAGCCTCAATATTAACATTGACAATATTATCAACAAGTCAAAGGGAGATTATGCCTATACTTTGCTTGATTTGGACGAGTCAGATGGTGAGAAGGTGGCAAATTTAGTGGCGAACTTTGAAGCAGATGACAACATTGTTCGCGTCCGTGTGATTAAAAAATAA
- a CDS encoding methylated-DNA--[protein]-cysteine S-methyltransferase, whose translation MVYVKQIYQSPLGELSLVADEVGLVGIWFKNQKYFERGVEKEIILASNPTLEQTKAALTDYFAGKMPDVDPIPLSVQGTDFQKRVWDYLKGISYGQTVSYGEIAQALNVSSAQAIGGAVGKNPISILIPCHRVLAKNGSLTGYAAGLDKKIWLLEYEATTMKKARN comes from the coding sequence ATGGTTTATGTCAAGCAGATCTATCAGTCTCCCTTGGGAGAGCTGTCCTTGGTGGCTGATGAAGTTGGCTTAGTCGGTATTTGGTTCAAGAATCAAAAGTATTTCGAACGAGGGGTGGAGAAAGAAATCATCCTTGCTTCAAATCCGACTTTGGAGCAAACAAAAGCAGCTTTAACAGACTATTTTGCAGGTAAAATGCCTGATGTTGACCCAATTCCCTTATCAGTACAAGGGACCGATTTTCAAAAGCGAGTCTGGGATTACCTCAAAGGCATTTCTTACGGACAAACGGTGAGTTATGGCGAGATTGCTCAAGCATTGAATGTCAGCTCTGCTCAAGCGATTGGCGGAGCCGTGGGGAAAAATCCAATTTCCATTTTGATTCCCTGCCATCGTGTGCTTGCAAAAAATGGCAGCTTGACTGGTTATGCAGCTGGCTTGGATAAGAAAATATGGCTCTTAGAGTATGAAGCAACGACAATGAAGAAAGCGAGAAACTAA
- a CDS encoding arsenate reductase family protein yields MYQFIEYPKCSTCRKAKTELTQLGFDFEAVDIVTKTPSKGSLLAWMKASDLPIKSYFNTSGIKYRELGLKDKVPHLSQEEAAAILSTDGMLIKRPLLVKDGKVLQIGYRTEYKELGL; encoded by the coding sequence ATGTATCAATTTATCGAATATCCTAAATGTTCGACCTGTCGCAAGGCAAAGACGGAGTTAACTCAATTAGGGTTTGATTTTGAGGCGGTCGATATTGTTACTAAGACCCCAAGTAAGGGAAGTTTGCTTGCGTGGATGAAGGCGTCTGACTTACCCATCAAATCCTACTTTAACACCAGTGGAATCAAGTACCGTGAATTGGGCTTGAAAGATAAAGTTCCTCACTTGTCGCAGGAAGAGGCAGCAGCTATTCTTTCCACAGATGGTATGTTGATTAAGCGTCCTTTGCTAGTAAAAGATGGCAAAGTCTTGCAAATTGGCTACCGAACAGAGTATAAAGAACTAGGGTTGTAA
- a CDS encoding 5-methyltetrahydropteroyltriglutamate--homocysteine S-methyltransferase, with protein MTKKAFEHVGSFLRPKALQSARKQFEEGVISQADLTAVEDQAIRDLVDQQIAAGLEKVTDGEFRRSYWHLDFFWGFGGVEHVQAAEGYHFHDETTKADSALVSGKITGENHPFVTAYRFLKAYVDSRDAKVEAKTTIPAPAQFYFELIRDQEHVETLATFYPDFEDLRTDIKTAYLQVINDLVAEGLKTLQVDDCTWGTLVDQNFLTLWGAPQGKTPEQVCDELSHVFLTLNNDVYQAIPEGLLVNTHVCRGNFHSTWATSGGYEPISQELFGKEKVAEYFLEFDTERAGGFEPLAALTDDKIAVLGLITSKNGALENKENIIQRIREAQKIVPLEQLWLSTQCGFASTEEGNILQEEDQWKKLALVKEIIDEVWG; from the coding sequence ATGACTAAAAAAGCATTTGAACACGTTGGCAGTTTTTTACGACCTAAAGCACTTCAGAGCGCACGCAAGCAATTTGAAGAAGGGGTAATCTCACAGGCAGACTTAACTGCCGTAGAAGATCAAGCCATTCGCGATTTAGTGGATCAACAAATTGCTGCAGGTCTTGAAAAAGTCACAGATGGAGAATTCCGCAGAAGCTACTGGCACTTGGACTTCTTCTGGGGCTTTGGTGGAGTAGAGCATGTACAGGCTGCCGAAGGCTATCACTTCCATGACGAGACGACTAAGGCTGACTCCGCTTTAGTCTCTGGAAAAATCACGGGAGAAAATCACCCTTTTGTCACTGCCTACCGCTTTTTAAAAGCCTATGTTGACAGTAGAGACGCAAAAGTAGAAGCCAAAACGACAATCCCTGCCCCTGCTCAATTTTACTTTGAATTGATTCGTGACCAAGAACATGTTGAAACCTTAGCAACATTCTACCCAGATTTTGAAGACTTGCGAACAGACATCAAAACTGCCTACTTGCAAGTCATCAATGACCTTGTAGCAGAAGGACTTAAGACTCTTCAAGTCGATGACTGTACTTGGGGCACCTTGGTGGATCAAAACTTCCTCACCCTTTGGGGAGCACCTCAAGGAAAAACACCTGAGCAAGTCTGCGATGAACTCTCACATGTCTTTCTAACGCTCAATAACGACGTCTATCAAGCCATCCCTGAAGGACTCTTGGTCAATACCCATGTCTGCCGTGGGAATTTCCACTCGACTTGGGCAACCTCTGGGGGCTATGAGCCTATCTCTCAAGAACTCTTTGGCAAAGAAAAAGTAGCTGAATATTTCTTGGAATTTGATACCGAGCGAGCTGGCGGATTTGAACCACTGGCAGCACTGACAGATGACAAAATTGCTGTGTTAGGGCTGATCACCAGTAAAAACGGAGCATTAGAAAATAAGGAAAATATCATCCAACGCATTCGTGAGGCACAAAAAATCGTGCCACTTGAGCAACTTTGGCTCTCTACCCAGTGTGGATTTGCCTCCACAGAAGAGGGAAATATCCTCCAAGAAGAAGACCAATGGAAAAAACTCGCCCTTGTCAAAGAGATTATTGACGAAGTTTGGGGGTAA
- the nth gene encoding endonuclease III: MVLSKKRARKVLEEIIALYPDAKPSLDFRNHFELLVAVMLSAQTTDAAVNKSTPALFEAFPTPEKMAKAQESEIASYISKLGLYRNKAKFLKKCAQQLLDDFDGQVPQTREELESLAGVGRKTANVVMSVGFGIPAFAVDTHVERICKHHDIVKKSATPLEVEKRVMDILAPERWLPAHQALIYFGRAVCHPRNPECENYPQLYDFSDV; this comes from the coding sequence ATGGTCTTATCAAAAAAACGTGCGCGAAAAGTACTGGAAGAAATCATTGCCCTATACCCTGATGCAAAGCCGAGTCTTGATTTTCGCAATCATTTTGAACTTTTGGTCGCAGTGATGCTATCTGCTCAAACGACTGACGCAGCGGTCAATAAATCAACCCCTGCTTTGTTTGAAGCCTTTCCAACACCTGAGAAGATGGCGAAAGCTCAAGAGTCTGAGATTGCAAGCTATATCTCAAAGCTCGGACTGTACCGCAATAAGGCAAAGTTTTTAAAAAAATGTGCCCAGCAGCTTTTGGATGATTTTGACGGACAAGTCCCGCAGACACGAGAAGAGCTAGAGAGCCTAGCAGGAGTGGGGCGAAAGACAGCCAATGTGGTGATGAGTGTTGGTTTTGGGATTCCTGCCTTTGCAGTAGATACACATGTAGAGCGGATTTGTAAGCACCATGATATTGTTAAAAAATCAGCTACTCCTTTGGAAGTGGAAAAGCGAGTGATGGATATTTTAGCTCCAGAACGCTGGTTACCGGCTCATCAGGCTTTGATTTATTTTGGGCGTGCTGTTTGCCATCCTCGAAATCCAGAGTGTGAAAATTATCCACAGCTTTATGATTTTTCAGATGTATAA
- the yghU gene encoding glutathione-dependent disulfide-bond oxidoreductase encodes MKDYQLPEVWEVPESMGGQWGGLNRPTAGSRFEQTLPVGDKPFQLYSLGTPNGVKATIMFEELKEMGIKETDYDLYRIAIGEGDQFGSDFVAINPNSKIPALLDKSGDKPIRVFESSSILLYLAEKFDALLPKDSEKRTEVLNWLFWQTGAAPFLGGGFGHFFHYATETIEYAVNRFAMEAKRQLDLLDKELATKPYIAGDSYTIADIAIWSWYGQLAKDQLWDKAGIFLNVKEYPHLQAWTEKIAARPAVKRGLAANYQAIQ; translated from the coding sequence ATGAAAGATTACCAATTACCAGAGGTATGGGAAGTACCTGAAAGCATGGGCGGACAGTGGGGTGGACTGAACCGCCCAACAGCTGGCAGCCGATTTGAGCAGACACTTCCTGTCGGTGATAAGCCCTTTCAGCTCTATTCACTAGGCACACCAAATGGGGTCAAGGCAACCATTATGTTTGAAGAGTTAAAAGAGATGGGGATAAAAGAAACTGACTATGACCTCTACCGAATTGCTATCGGCGAGGGGGACCAATTTGGCTCTGACTTTGTCGCTATCAATCCGAACTCCAAAATCCCTGCCCTCTTAGATAAATCTGGAGACAAACCTATTCGTGTCTTTGAATCGTCTTCGATTTTACTCTATTTGGCAGAGAAATTTGACGCTCTCCTACCAAAAGACAGTGAAAAACGAACAGAAGTCCTCAACTGGCTCTTTTGGCAAACAGGGGCTGCTCCATTTCTTGGTGGAGGCTTCGGGCATTTCTTCCACTATGCCACTGAAACGATCGAATACGCTGTTAACCGTTTTGCCATGGAAGCCAAACGCCAGCTCGATCTTCTGGATAAAGAGTTAGCAACCAAGCCCTATATTGCTGGAGATAGCTACACCATTGCAGATATTGCCATTTGGTCTTGGTATGGACAATTAGCCAAAGACCAACTTTGGGACAAGGCAGGTATCTTCTTAAATGTCAAAGAATACCCTCATCTACAAGCCTGGACTGAAAAAATCGCAGCACGTCCTGCTGTCAAACGCGGACTTGCTGCCAACTACCAAGCTATTCAATAA